Proteins from one Acidobacteriota bacterium genomic window:
- a CDS encoding DsbA family protein, which translates to MMRSDRFALIPTLAIALAAVATACGGNATHSSVVGPSPTVELPTLDVMLADKVLGNAAAPVTMIEYSSLTCSHCASFHAVTLPQIKAAYLDTGKVKLIYRDYPLDSVAMSAAMVARCSGDRYFTVLDLLFQAQATWAGSGNPTSAIKAVVAQAGMTGAEVDACLTLTSLRNGITNMKTAAEQQYSVFGTPTFIIGSQTIVGAYPFATFDAVLRSLTQ; encoded by the coding sequence ATGATGCGGAGTGACCGGTTCGCCCTGATTCCCACGCTGGCGATCGCGCTGGCCGCCGTTGCCACGGCCTGCGGAGGAAATGCGACGCACTCCTCCGTGGTCGGGCCAAGTCCCACGGTCGAACTTCCGACCCTCGATGTCATGCTCGCCGACAAGGTGCTGGGCAATGCAGCCGCGCCGGTGACGATGATCGAGTATTCGTCGCTGACCTGTTCCCACTGCGCCTCGTTCCACGCGGTGACCCTGCCCCAGATCAAGGCCGCCTATCTCGATACCGGCAAGGTGAAGCTCATCTACCGCGACTACCCGTTGGACAGCGTGGCGATGTCGGCGGCCATGGTGGCCCGCTGCTCCGGCGATCGCTACTTCACCGTACTGGACCTGTTATTCCAGGCGCAGGCGACCTGGGCAGGCAGCGGGAACCCGACAAGCGCGATCAAGGCGGTCGTCGCCCAGGCGGGGATGACCGGCGCGGAGGTTGACGCGTGTCTGACTCTCACCAGCCTCCGGAACGGCATCACGAACATGAAGACAGCCGCCGAGCAGCAGTACAGCGTCTTCGGCACGCCGACCTTCATCATCGGGTCGCAGACCATTGTCGGCGCCTACCCGTTCGCCACCTTCGATGCCGTGTTGAGATCCCTGACTCAGTGA
- a CDS encoding SUMF1/EgtB/PvdO family nonheme iron enzyme, giving the protein MPEISRLVEAGNYEAASRLLRRAGSIVPGDPAVAQIRDRIAMPATFGTNPAGAEVWATGYRPDDEDWVRLGTTPFTTKLLPIGFYRVRLQKPGFETITASAEVRGGNVMDFDLDPVGSLPPGMVRVSAGIASIGALDDVKVGPFVIDQLEVTNRQFKQFVDRGGYRQRQYWKQEFTRNGRPLAWSEAMQVFRDATGQPGPSTWAGGGYPSGHDDYPVNGVSWYEAAAYAEFAGKRLPSIYHWQRAASPGWFWEIVELSNFRGDGPAPVGSSRGLGAYGTLDMAGNVKEWCSNEVAGQRYVRGGAWNQPVWTFAGPDARSPWDRSPENGFRCVRDGALDGAALDAPVRRELMDRGDEKPVPDHVFDLCRSLYAYDPTRLDGRTEGAVVETKDWRRETVSFASAIPNERITAYFYIPKRATPPYQAVLYANPGMAMRLPTPEDGEERIFEFIVKSGRAFLHPALKGYYHRRYAAPPAGPNDSRDRLVAESKEFRRCIDYLASRADVDRERLGVFGVSRGATVVPIFAVGEDRLRSAVLFSVGLTAKRLRRTEADPFNFLPRFKVPTLMAAGLYDFSFPIRDVAATDARPSRDARTGQATDPLAGGPR; this is encoded by the coding sequence GTGCCGGAGATCTCTCGGCTGGTCGAGGCGGGCAATTACGAGGCGGCCTCTCGACTTCTCCGCCGCGCGGGCTCGATCGTGCCAGGCGATCCCGCCGTGGCACAGATTCGCGACAGGATCGCGATGCCGGCGACCTTCGGGACGAACCCGGCCGGCGCGGAGGTCTGGGCGACCGGCTACCGGCCAGACGACGAGGACTGGGTGCGCCTGGGAACCACGCCGTTCACCACGAAGTTGCTGCCAATCGGGTTCTACCGCGTCCGCCTGCAGAAGCCGGGATTCGAGACCATCACCGCGAGCGCCGAAGTCCGCGGCGGCAACGTGATGGATTTCGATCTCGACCCGGTGGGCAGTCTCCCGCCAGGGATGGTGCGCGTCTCCGCCGGCATTGCGAGCATTGGCGCGCTCGACGATGTCAAGGTCGGACCGTTTGTGATCGACCAGCTCGAAGTCACGAACAGGCAGTTCAAGCAGTTCGTGGATCGCGGTGGATACCGGCAGCGCCAGTACTGGAAGCAGGAGTTCACCAGGAACGGACGCCCCCTCGCCTGGAGCGAGGCGATGCAGGTATTCCGGGATGCGACCGGCCAACCCGGCCCCTCTACATGGGCGGGGGGCGGGTACCCGAGTGGCCACGACGACTACCCGGTCAATGGCGTGAGTTGGTACGAAGCCGCGGCCTACGCGGAGTTTGCGGGGAAGCGCCTGCCCTCAATCTACCACTGGCAGCGGGCGGCCAGCCCGGGCTGGTTCTGGGAGATCGTAGAACTCAGCAACTTCCGCGGCGACGGGCCGGCCCCGGTCGGTTCGTCCCGCGGCCTCGGCGCCTACGGCACGCTCGACATGGCCGGCAACGTGAAGGAGTGGTGCTCGAACGAGGTGGCCGGGCAGCGCTACGTCCGCGGCGGTGCCTGGAACCAGCCGGTGTGGACGTTCGCGGGACCCGACGCGCGCTCGCCCTGGGATCGTTCGCCGGAGAACGGCTTCCGCTGCGTGCGCGACGGGGCGCTCGACGGGGCGGCGCTCGACGCACCGGTGAGGCGGGAGTTGATGGACCGAGGCGACGAGAAGCCCGTCCCGGACCACGTGTTCGATCTCTGCCGAAGTCTCTACGCGTACGATCCGACCCGCCTCGACGGGCGTACCGAGGGCGCTGTCGTGGAGACGAAGGACTGGAGGCGGGAAACGGTGTCGTTTGCGTCGGCGATCCCGAACGAACGGATCACGGCGTACTTCTACATTCCCAAGCGCGCGACGCCGCCTTACCAGGCGGTTCTCTACGCAAACCCCGGCATGGCGATGAGGCTCCCGACACCAGAAGACGGCGAGGAGCGGATCTTCGAGTTCATCGTCAAGAGCGGGCGGGCCTTCCTGCACCCGGCGCTGAAGGGCTACTACCACAGGCGCTACGCCGCGCCGCCCGCCGGCCCGAACGACTCGCGAGACCGCCTGGTGGCCGAATCGAAGGAATTCCGCCGCTGCATCGACTACCTGGCGAGCCGCGCGGACGTGGACCGCGAGCGCCTGGGTGTCTTCGGCGTGAGCCGCGGCGCAACCGTCGTGCCGATCTTCGCCGTGGGTGAGGATCGGCTCAGGTCCGCGGTCCTGTTCAGTGTCGGTCTGACGGCGAAGCGCCTCAGGCGCACCGAGGCCGATCCGTTCAACTTCCTCCCCCGTTTCAAGGTGCCCACCCTGATGGCCGCGGGACTCTACGACTTCTCGTTCCCCATCCGAGACGTCGCAGCGACGGATGCTCGCCCTTCTCGGGACGCCCGAACGGGACAAGCGACTGATCCACTGGCCGGGGGGCCACGGTGA
- a CDS encoding dodecin family protein, giving the protein MSVAKVSEISATSTIDFEDAIKQGIDRANKTLRKVRSAWIKEQHVRITNDAISEYQVNMMVTFIIDD; this is encoded by the coding sequence ATGTCTGTAGCCAAAGTATCTGAGATCAGCGCGACGTCGACCATCGATTTCGAGGACGCGATCAAGCAAGGTATCGACAGGGCGAACAAGACGCTGCGCAAGGTCCGCAGTGCGTGGATCAAGGAGCAGCACGTGCGGATCACCAACGATGCCATCTCGGAGTATCAGGTCAACATGATGGTGACCTTCATTATCGACGACTGA
- a CDS encoding rhomboid family intramembrane serine protease, translating into MLPIGDDDTGRRTVPLVTYALIALNVLFFFVEQSGGDVFIGKWAFVSSRFLANPLGDLLTLVTSMFMHAGWVHLGGNMLYLWIFGDNVEDRFGHIGFTVFYLLCGLAATLAQLAFSVGSNIPNLGASGAIAGVLGAYILLFPQGKVRVLQGQQVIQVPALIVIGLWIVLQFFSGIGSIANTAQTGGVAYMAHIGGFLAGFVLTFVFRGSRGA; encoded by the coding sequence ATGCTGCCAATCGGCGATGATGATACCGGTCGCAGAACTGTTCCGCTGGTCACGTATGCCTTGATCGCGCTGAATGTCCTGTTCTTCTTTGTGGAGCAGAGTGGTGGTGACGTCTTTATCGGGAAGTGGGCGTTCGTTTCCAGCCGCTTCCTCGCCAATCCCCTCGGTGATCTTTTGACGCTCGTCACGTCCATGTTCATGCATGCCGGGTGGGTTCACCTGGGCGGCAACATGCTCTACTTGTGGATCTTCGGCGACAACGTGGAAGACCGTTTCGGGCACATCGGTTTCACGGTCTTCTACCTCCTGTGTGGGCTCGCGGCGACTCTTGCTCAGTTGGCGTTCAGCGTCGGTTCGAACATACCGAACCTGGGAGCCTCGGGGGCGATTGCGGGGGTGCTCGGCGCTTACATCCTGCTGTTCCCACAGGGAAAGGTCCGAGTGCTACAGGGCCAGCAGGTGATTCAGGTGCCCGCGCTGATAGTCATTGGGCTCTGGATCGTCCTGCAGTTCTTCAGCGGCATCGGTTCCATCGCGAACACGGCGCAGACGGGCGGCGTCGCTTATATGGCGCACATCGGCGGATTTCTGGCGGGCTTTGTATTGACCTTTGTGTTTCGCGGGAGTCGCGGGGCGTAG
- a CDS encoding DUF998 domain-containing protein: MRSAATRILAAAGIAAGLAWAGAVIYCGAIRQGYDPVNQFVSELAERGSSTETVMRITGFYLPGLLVLAFAAFVLIRSAGWAVAVLLIIHAAGIWDHARVAGGLRAVDLAIDYRGQ, from the coding sequence ATGCGAAGTGCCGCAACCCGAATCCTTGCTGCAGCAGGCATCGCGGCGGGTCTTGCGTGGGCTGGCGCTGTGATCTATTGCGGGGCGATCCGTCAGGGCTACGACCCGGTCAATCAGTTTGTCAGCGAGCTTGCCGAGCGAGGCAGTTCCACTGAAACCGTCATGCGCATCACCGGGTTCTATCTCCCGGGGCTGCTGGTTCTCGCGTTTGCCGCGTTCGTGCTCATCCGCTCGGCAGGCTGGGCCGTTGCAGTTCTCCTCATCATTCATGCGGCTGGCATTTGGGATCATGCACGTGTGGCTGGCGGCCTTCGCGCTGTCGATTTGGCCATCGACTACCGAGGTCAGTAA
- a CDS encoding energy transducer TonB, with product QAAADRIKRDVADKARQDAAQQQAAADKARQDAAQQQAAADRIKRDAADKARQDTAQQQAAADRIKRDAADKAKQDAAQQAADKAPPKQGAGNRPRSDPATKPPSEAPPANQRAVPNKGPVRVAEDAQAAKLVSQPKLNDPQRGKGANVHGTVRMRVLIGVDGKVKDASVLSGPQPLQAAALENVQQRRYQPTVVDGQPVEVETEVSIKF from the coding sequence AACAGGCAGCGGCCGACAGGATCAAGCGGGATGTCGCAGACAAGGCTAGACAGGACGCTGCGCAACAACAAGCAGCCGCCGACAAGGCTAGACAGGACGCTGCGCAGCAACAGGCAGCCGCGGACAGGATCAAGCGGGACGCTGCCGACAAGGCTAGACAGGACACTGCGCAGCAACAGGCAGCCGCCGACAGGATCAAGCGGGACGCTGCCGACAAGGCCAAGCAAGATGCCGCGCAACAGGCGGCAGATAAGGCCCCTCCGAAGCAGGGGGCCGGAAATCGACCGCGGTCCGATCCGGCGACGAAGCCGCCGAGCGAAGCGCCGCCAGCGAATCAACGAGCCGTCCCGAACAAGGGGCCGGTCCGCGTCGCCGAGGACGCGCAAGCGGCAAAACTAGTCTCTCAACCGAAACTGAACGATCCGCAAAGGGGGAAGGGCGCGAACGTTCACGGAACCGTGCGCATGCGGGTCCTGATTGGCGTTGATGGAAAGGTGAAAGATGCGTCAGTCCTGTCAGGTCCGCAACCACTGCAAGCCGCAGCCCTGGAAAATGTCCAGCAGCGGCGGTACCAGCCGACGGTCGTGGATGGACAACCAGTAGAAGTGGAAACAGAAGTCTCAATCAAGTTCTAA
- a CDS encoding ATP-binding protein: MITRRYSLPNHSFFLFGPRGTGKTTWLKHVLPDALWFDLLRTQVVLALSRQPESFRQQVEALPRGRWVVIDEVQRMPALLNEVHSLIADHGKAYRFALSGSSARKLKRLDVNLLAGRAINRQFFPLTASELGYDVSVDRVLRFGLLPQIHMEIDHAVDVLDAYVANYVREEIQQEALVRNLASFARFLEVAALVNAQVVNVAGIARDAAVARPTVQGYFATLEDTLIGCWLPAWRKRAKVKEVASPKFYLFDPGVARALSGRLREPLDGLERGFLLETWVLHELRAAMASRNLGGHLHYWRTPSGAEVDFVWTRGARTVGIEVKAAATWRREYGAALKGLIDQGVLKTGHGVYTGSAELKDGPLHIWPIMRFLQELTAGNILD; encoded by the coding sequence ATGATTACACGTCGATACAGCCTGCCCAACCACTCGTTCTTCCTGTTCGGCCCGCGCGGGACCGGGAAGACCACGTGGCTGAAGCACGTGCTGCCGGACGCGCTCTGGTTCGACCTCCTGCGCACACAGGTGGTGCTGGCGCTCAGCCGGCAGCCGGAGTCGTTTCGGCAGCAGGTCGAGGCCCTGCCACGCGGACGCTGGGTCGTGATCGATGAGGTACAGCGGATGCCGGCCCTCCTCAACGAGGTGCACTCGCTGATTGCGGACCACGGGAAAGCCTATCGTTTCGCCCTGAGCGGTTCGAGCGCCCGCAAGCTGAAACGGCTGGACGTCAACCTCCTCGCAGGCCGCGCGATCAACCGGCAGTTCTTTCCGTTGACGGCATCGGAACTGGGCTATGACGTCAGCGTCGACCGGGTGTTGCGCTTCGGGTTGCTCCCGCAGATTCACATGGAGATCGATCACGCCGTCGACGTGCTGGATGCCTACGTCGCGAACTACGTCCGTGAGGAGATCCAGCAGGAAGCACTGGTCCGCAATCTCGCCTCGTTCGCGCGCTTTCTGGAAGTGGCGGCGCTCGTCAACGCACAGGTCGTCAACGTCGCGGGGATTGCCCGAGACGCCGCGGTGGCCAGGCCCACCGTCCAGGGATACTTTGCGACGCTCGAGGACACCCTGATCGGATGCTGGCTGCCTGCCTGGCGCAAGCGGGCGAAGGTCAAGGAGGTGGCCAGCCCGAAGTTCTACCTATTCGACCCGGGCGTGGCGCGGGCGCTCAGTGGACGACTTCGCGAGCCCCTCGACGGGCTCGAACGCGGGTTCCTGCTCGAGACCTGGGTGCTGCACGAATTGCGCGCGGCCATGGCGTCCCGGAATCTCGGAGGGCACCTGCACTACTGGCGAACACCATCCGGCGCGGAGGTGGACTTCGTCTGGACCCGTGGCGCGCGCACTGTGGGGATCGAAGTGAAAGCGGCCGCCACGTGGCGACGGGAGTATGGGGCCGCCCTTAAGGGCCTGATCGATCAGGGGGTGCTGAAGACCGGGCACGGCGTGTACACGGGATCGGCTGAACTCAAAGACGGGCCGCTCCACATCTGGCCGATCATGCGATTCCTCCAGGAACTGACGGCGGGGAACATCCTCGATTAA
- a CDS encoding ECF-type sigma factor produces MATEGGPEITALLAAWRDGEPGSRDRLMELAYPELRRLDHRKSRLVELRYFAGLTVEEAARALDISVETAKRDWRLAKAWLLAELTRQNPAT; encoded by the coding sequence GTGGCCACAGAGGGCGGCCCGGAGATCACTGCGCTGCTCGCCGCCTGGCGGGACGGCGAACCCGGATCGCGCGACCGCTTGATGGAACTCGCCTACCCGGAACTCCGCCGCCTCGACCACCGCAAGAGCCGCCTGGTGGAACTGCGCTACTTCGCCGGGCTAACGGTTGAGGAGGCGGCGCGCGCCCTCGACATCTCGGTGGAGACCGCCAAGCGCGACTGGCGGCTGGCCAAGGCGTGGCTCCTTGCGGAACTGACCCGCCAGAACCCCGCAACCTAG